Proteins from a genomic interval of Acidimicrobiales bacterium:
- a CDS encoding nuclear transport factor 2 family protein: MNVSNELAVAETLYRYAIGVDRRDWGLYRSLFADTVAIDFASYDPDLPPRRMSADQWVAGVVPLFTGLAATQHSMTNPLATIDGDNAAITMYVHAHHVYDPTDAASWYTIGGYYEDTLARVAGRWLLTGVRLMVTWRAGDPAIMELARAEGARRLGA; encoded by the coding sequence ATGAACGTATCCAACGAGCTCGCCGTCGCTGAGACCCTGTACCGATATGCCATTGGGGTCGATCGTCGGGATTGGGGGTTGTATCGCTCGTTGTTCGCCGACACGGTGGCGATCGACTTCGCAAGCTACGACCCGGACCTTCCGCCGCGGCGGATGAGTGCGGATCAGTGGGTCGCCGGGGTGGTTCCGTTGTTTACGGGGCTCGCCGCGACACAGCACTCCATGACGAACCCGCTCGCAACGATCGACGGTGACAACGCCGCGATCACCATGTACGTTCACGCGCATCACGTCTACGACCCGACGGACGCGGCCTCCTGGTACACGATCGGTGGGTACTACGAGGACACGCTCGCGCGGGTAGCCGGACGCTGGTTGCTGACCGGCGTCCGACTCATGGTGACCTGGCGCGCTGGTGACCCAGCCATCATGGAACTGGCGAGAGCGGAGGGCGCCCGCCGACTTGGTGCCTGA
- a CDS encoding alpha/beta fold hydrolase: MTPVEKRVVHLHGHRMVYRIGGEDSTTKRPVLLLIHGMAGSSVTWREVMPALSQRYTVIAPDLPGHGESDKPRQDYSLGAQANALRDLLVAIGIDRATVIGQSLGGGVAMQLAYQHPMHCERLVLVSSGGLGQEVSWILRALTFPGVEYVTPILFPSFVRDAGNLVSRSLQRFGLRAPRVEEEWRSYVSLIDPETREAFLRTLRAVVNVGGQTVSAHDRLYLSSLLPTLILWGERDRIIPVAHAHEAHRAMPGSQLVIFEESGHFPHVEEPARFIQTLTEFIENTEATNLEGSAWGELLIAGPEVV; this comes from the coding sequence GTGACGCCAGTGGAGAAGCGTGTCGTTCACCTGCACGGGCACCGGATGGTTTATCGGATCGGCGGGGAGGATTCGACGACCAAGCGGCCCGTACTGCTGCTGATACACGGAATGGCCGGCAGCTCGGTCACTTGGCGTGAGGTCATGCCGGCGCTGTCGCAGCGCTACACCGTAATCGCCCCCGACCTGCCCGGTCACGGAGAGTCCGACAAGCCGCGCCAGGATTACTCGTTGGGGGCTCAGGCGAACGCGCTGCGGGACCTCCTTGTCGCCATTGGAATCGACCGGGCCACGGTAATTGGCCAGTCACTTGGCGGTGGCGTCGCGATGCAGCTGGCCTATCAACATCCCATGCATTGCGAACGCCTTGTCCTGGTCTCGAGTGGCGGACTGGGCCAGGAGGTCTCATGGATCCTGCGTGCTCTCACCTTCCCCGGTGTTGAGTACGTCACGCCGATTCTGTTCCCTTCGTTCGTGCGCGACGCGGGAAACTTGGTCAGCCGCAGTCTGCAGCGCTTCGGGCTACGGGCACCGCGGGTCGAGGAGGAGTGGCGCAGCTACGTCTCGCTCATCGATCCCGAGACCCGCGAGGCATTCCTGCGAACTCTACGCGCCGTCGTAAACGTAGGTGGCCAAACGGTCAGTGCTCACGACCGGCTCTACCTATCGTCTCTGCTGCCCACCCTCATCTTGTGGGGTGAACGCGACAGGATCATCCCTGTCGCCCACGCGCACGAAGCCCACCGAGCGATGCCCGGGAGCCAACTAGTGATCTTCGAAGAATCCGGTCACTTCCCTCACGTCGAGGAGCCCGCTCGTTTCATTCAGACATTGACTGAATTCATCGAGAACACCGAGGCGACGAATCTCGAGGGTTCGGCCTGGGGTGAGCTGCTGATAGCCGGACCCGAGGTCGTGTAA